The genomic stretch AAACCGCCCTTAGTGTACCACCAGTGTACCAAGCGGCGGCAAACTCCCAATTTCCAAAAATCTTGGTACACCAATGGCTAGTTTTCAGAAGCGGCAAGGGGCTTGGCGGGCTATTGTACGGAAGAAAGGCCACCCCTCCCAGAGTAAAACGTTCAGCACCAAAGCCCGGGCCCAGAAGTGGGCGCGCCAGGTCGAAGGCCTCATCGAAGCGGGCCTGATAGGTGAGGGCAACATACCCACCATTGATGACCTATGCCGGTGGCACTTGGCTCACCTGGAAAGAACCTCCAACCGTGGCCGCAAAAACCAGACCGGAGCGAACAACATCAAGCGGGGCCTGGGTGCAGAAACGCTAATCACCGAGATCAATTATTTGAAGCTGCAGGTGTTCTGCGAGACGCGAATAAAGGTTGACGGTGTTAAGCCCTCTACCACGCTGCTGGATGTCCTCTTTCTCTCGGGTGCCATCACCACCGCAGTGGTAGAAGGTCGCCTGCACTCTGATTATAAGACCAAAGTGAGTGGTTGGTTATCAGGCTTGAAGCGGGCAGGCTTAACAGGTAACCCGGAAGATCGGGAGCGGCGGCCGTCAAATGAAGAGCTAGAACTGCTGCTGGTTCATACCCAGCACAATCGGGCGCTTCGCACGATTCGCTATCACGACATTATCCGCTTTGCCGTGGATTCCTGCATGCGGCTTGATGAGATCTGCTCACTGCGCTGGTCAGACTTCGACGCTAAGAGCGGCACCATCGTGGTCAGGCTGCGCAAGCATCCGGTTAATAAAACCGATCAGGTCGTCCCGCTCATGGGGAAAAGCCAGGCCATTATCGAAGCCCAGCCACGCGCCGGAGAGAAGATCTTTCCCTTCAACACGGATTCGGTTTCAAACGGCTTTCGTCGTGTGTGTAATCACTTAGGGATTGAGAACTTACACTTTCACGATTTGCGGCATGAAGGTATTAGCAGGCTGTTTGAACGGGGGTATCAAATTCAGGAGGTGGCCATCGTTTCTGGCCACCGGGATTGGAAGAGTTTAAAACGGTATGTGAATCTCAAGCCCGGTGAGTTGGTGAAGAGGGAAAGGGCGGCTTAGGCCGCCGTTTCGCGTTGGGCGTCAATGAATTTGGCGGCATCGGCAATATGCACCATGGGTTGGCGGGCGGTGCGGGTGAGTGGCACCGGGAAAGTGCCTTGCGCGATCCGGTTGCGGGCGGTCTGTAGCGACACGCCCATAATGTCAGCGCAGAACACTTCCAGAGGTATCAGCGGCTTTTCGTAGCATGCCAGCAGCATGAACTCAGTTTTCATTGTGGGCTTACTCCTTTCTGACGCGCCCGCCAGTGGTTGAATCGGTTGCGTATCATGCGAAACGTTTGGCACGCGGCTGGGTTGCTATCCAGCTCGGCGCGGCTGTTAATTTTGCAGGCGGCACACAGCCAGTCGCGTGCATCTTCGGCGGTATGGGTGCCGTCGGGTAACTGGCTTTCGTTTAGTTGGTGTTTGTACCGGCGGCGGCGATCCAGGTAGAGCTGAAACGCTTTGTCTTGGCACAGCATTGCTGCCTGGCGTGCGTAGGCACCACCTTTTGGTGGTGGCGGCGTTCTCGCTGGCGGAGTGTGGCTGTGTCTTGTATTTATCATGCTGCTACCTCACTCTTCGCTGAGCAGGGCGAATGCTGCCGCCGCCACTCGTGGAACTTGTCCATTTCCAAGGGCTTTAATTCTGTCCACCCGATTGGCCACCCCATCAGCCACTCGACCCACGTCGGGTTCAGCCGGCCACCTTGACCACCCTCGGGAGCTACTGCTGTGCTCAGCCGAACCTGTTGACCTTTTTCCTTTCTCTCCAGAAGTGACTGATTGCTCCATTTGTTTGCATCCGAGGCATTTGGTGTGGGGTACATCTTTACTACATCCGCCAGTGACGGAGACCGCCGAGCCATATCTCCCGGATAGCCATTTTTGTTCCAATCTGACGCCAGCGGCGTCGGGTACTTTTTTACTGCTGTTGCTAGTCCGTCCCCGCTTTTCGCACTTACCCCTTTCCGGTTGTTGTTCCCGCAGACTGTGGGAGTAGGCCACAATCCAGATTCTTTCCCTCTCATGGTGTGCACCAAGGTCGGCAGCGGATACGCAGCCCCATGGTGCATCAAACCCCATTTCGGCCAGGTCTCCGAGAACCCTTCCGAGTCCGCGAGAAGTGAGCACTGGGCTGTTTTCCACGAAGACGTAGCTGGGCTGTACTTCGCGAATGATCCGCGCCATTTGCTCCCATAATCCTGACCGCTGCCCCTCGATGCCGGCACCTTTTCCTGCAGCGGAGATGTCTTGGCA from Halomonas meridiana encodes the following:
- a CDS encoding site-specific integrase, which translates into the protein MAHLERTSNRGRKNQTGANNIKRGLGAETLITEINYLKLQVFCETRIKVDGVKPSTTLLDVLFLSGAITTAVVEGRLHSDYKTKVSGWLSGLKRAGLTGNPEDRERRPSNEELELLLVHTQHNRALRTIRYHDIIRFAVDSCMRLDEICSLRWSDFDAKSGTIVVRLRKHPVNKTDQVVPLMGKSQAIIEAQPRAGEKIFPFNTDSVSNGFRRVCNHLGIENLHFHDLRHEGISRLFERGYQIQEVAIVSGHRDWKSLKRYVNLKPGELVKRERAA
- a CDS encoding pyocin activator PrtN family protein; protein product: MKTEFMLLACYEKPLIPLEVFCADIMGVSLQTARNRIAQGTFPVPLTRTARQPMVHIADAAKFIDAQRETAA
- a CDS encoding DNA cytosine methyltransferase encodes the protein MSTRRGGFVNELALFAGAGGGILGGHLLGWRTVCAVERDAYAAQVLAQRQNDGALAPFPIWSDVCSFDGKPWRGRVDVVSGGFPCQDISAAGKGAGIEGQRSGLWEQMARIIREVQPSYVFVENSPVLTSRGLGRVLGDLAEMGFDAPWGCVSAADLGAHHERERIWIVAYSHSLREQQPERGKCEKRGRTSNSSKKVPDAAGVRLEQKWLSGRYGSAVSVTGGCSKDVPHTKCLGCKQMEQSVTSGEKGKRSTGSAEHSSSSRGWSRWPAEPDVGRVADGVANRVDRIKALGNGQVPRVAAAAFALLSEE